Proteins encoded together in one Chitinophaga sp. LS1 window:
- the lptC gene encoding LPS export ABC transporter periplasmic protein LptC — MKKIITRLAFLWVLIATVSCENDMEAVMNLDKKAAAVEEGKNINSLYSQDGHVKANLTAPTMLRHLAVPIYVEFNNGLKVLFYNDTLSVESTLTARYGKYFENDANVFLKDHVVVINKKGERLDCEELNWDSKKQQFISNTPVRISTETDTLYGTGLISNQDFTNYTILHPTGPFVVQDTTMLD; from the coding sequence ATGAAGAAAATCATTACGCGTTTAGCGTTCCTGTGGGTCCTGATAGCTACCGTATCGTGCGAAAACGATATGGAGGCTGTGATGAACCTCGATAAAAAAGCCGCTGCTGTAGAGGAAGGGAAGAATATTAACTCCCTGTACAGTCAGGATGGGCACGTAAAAGCCAATCTGACAGCCCCCACTATGCTGCGCCACCTGGCGGTACCTATCTATGTGGAGTTCAATAACGGACTGAAGGTGTTGTTTTACAACGATACCCTGAGCGTAGAGAGCACCCTGACAGCCCGCTATGGCAAATACTTTGAGAATGACGCCAATGTCTTTCTCAAAGACCACGTGGTGGTTATCAACAAGAAAGGAGAAAGGCTGGACTGCGAGGAGCTGAACTGGGATTCTAAAAAGCAACAGTTTATTTCCAATACGCCGGTGAGGATAAGTACGGAAACAGATACCTTATATGGTACCGGGCTGATTTCCAATCAGGACTTTACAAACTACACCATCCTGCATCCTACCGGTCCGTTTGTGGTACAGGATACCACCATGCTGGACTAA
- a CDS encoding LON peptidase substrate-binding domain-containing protein has protein sequence MTNFIPIFPLGIVVYPEEQLNLHIFEPRYKQLIRECIAEQKPFGIPAVINHKIVEYGTLVEVVRVEKSYESGELDVVTRGTKVFRVLEVIKSIPDKLYSGAIVNYPENQFNSSERLQKQVLQAVRELHNLLQVNKSFKKEDADLLSYDLAHHAGLSLHEEYELLHLFQEMQRLEYLKRHLLKVVPVMAEMERLKDRVNLNGHFRNLSAGDI, from the coding sequence ATGACGAATTTCATTCCAATATTTCCGCTTGGTATTGTGGTTTATCCTGAAGAGCAGCTAAACCTGCATATATTTGAGCCGAGATATAAACAGCTTATCCGGGAATGTATAGCCGAGCAGAAACCTTTTGGAATTCCAGCAGTGATTAACCATAAGATAGTAGAGTACGGTACATTGGTAGAGGTAGTACGAGTGGAAAAGTCTTACGAGAGTGGGGAGCTGGATGTCGTAACCAGGGGCACAAAGGTGTTTCGCGTACTGGAAGTGATCAAATCCATTCCTGACAAGCTATACTCAGGCGCTATAGTCAACTACCCGGAAAATCAATTTAACTCAAGCGAGCGCTTACAAAAACAGGTATTGCAGGCTGTAAGAGAGCTGCACAACCTGCTGCAGGTGAATAAGAGCTTTAAAAAGGAAGATGCTGACCTGCTTTCATACGACCTGGCCCATCATGCGGGATTGTCACTGCATGAGGAGTATGAGTTGCTTCACCTGTTCCAGGAAATGCAGCGGCTGGAATACCTGAAGCGACACCTGCTAAAGGTCGTGCCTGTCATGGCGGAAATGGAACGGTTGAAGGACCGGGTGAATTTGAATGGGCATTTTCGAAACCTATCAGCAGGTGATATTTAG
- a CDS encoding glycosyltransferase family 1 protein, producing the protein MPQLLFDCEKMKYPNTGLFEFCKQLGLALLNNKMADEEMVYYVPAQYTGYFGENATYIKKNSLHKHWMPTYFKPTIWHTTFQTSRYMPSTGRTKKVLTIHDLNCIHEKIHPKQIKRTLKAIQENINRADHVVTISQFVMNDVKTHLHLKDKSASVVLNGCHLEEYPDFNAPAYHPTKPFLFTIGGVNAKKNFHVLPALLVGNDYELIIAGPIFDDNYKQHILMTAQAHGVASRVKIIGAISYPDKYWYLRHCVGFLFPSIAEGFGLPVIEAMNLGKPCFLSDKTSLPEIGGPLSYYFHDFEPTTMQEVFRNGIQDYLKNNPSEAIKAYAAQLSYDNTAKNYLSIYRSLY; encoded by the coding sequence ATGCCACAACTATTATTCGACTGTGAGAAAATGAAATACCCCAATACAGGACTCTTTGAATTCTGCAAACAACTGGGATTGGCTCTACTTAATAATAAAATGGCAGATGAGGAAATGGTCTATTATGTTCCGGCACAGTATACCGGTTATTTTGGAGAGAATGCGACTTATATCAAAAAGAATTCCCTCCATAAGCACTGGATGCCGACCTACTTTAAACCAACCATATGGCATACCACTTTTCAGACGTCAAGATACATGCCATCAACAGGTAGAACTAAAAAAGTATTGACTATCCATGACCTGAATTGCATTCATGAAAAGATCCATCCAAAACAAATAAAAAGAACCTTAAAGGCTATCCAGGAAAACATTAACCGGGCAGATCATGTTGTAACTATTTCTCAATTCGTCATGAATGATGTGAAAACACACTTGCATTTGAAAGACAAATCTGCAAGTGTAGTGCTGAATGGATGCCACTTAGAAGAATATCCTGACTTTAATGCACCGGCTTATCATCCTACTAAACCATTTCTCTTTACCATTGGAGGCGTCAATGCCAAAAAGAATTTTCATGTATTGCCAGCGTTACTGGTTGGTAATGATTATGAATTGATCATAGCAGGGCCTATTTTCGATGACAATTATAAACAGCATATCCTGATGACAGCACAGGCACATGGTGTTGCCAGCAGGGTAAAAATAATAGGTGCCATATCCTATCCCGATAAATACTGGTATCTTCGCCATTGTGTCGGTTTTCTATTTCCTTCTATTGCTGAAGGTTTTGGTCTTCCCGTCATAGAAGCTATGAACCTGGGTAAGCCATGCTTTCTTTCTGACAAAACAAGTTTACCTGAAATAGGAGGACCTCTTAGTTACTATTTTCACGATTTTGAACCAACCACTATGCAGGAAGTTTTCAGGAATGGCATACAGGATTACCTGAAAAATAATCCTTCCGAAGCTATAAAGGCATATGCAGCACAGCTAAGCTATGATAATACGGCCAAAAACTATCTGAGTATATATCGCAGCCTTTATTAA
- a CDS encoding glycosyltransferase family 4 protein — protein MHRIGLDFEKLKYPHNGLYTFCLQLGQRLLNLQRQDEQLLYYMPESFTEFDGRFETIPYKWYDRYAFYPEKMDVFHAVHQTGNVWPRRQAKKALVTIHDLNFLFDQRLRNWQKQHHLRQLQKQVDETDIVVSISKFTLSVIREHINVPESKCHIVYQGSEVKQFPGFDAPSYKPQKPFLFSIGMLTPKKNFHVLPSLLIGNDYELIIAGRQQGDYIKKIEATAAELGVSNRLKLVGGITDEEKYWYYSQCLAFLFPSLAEGFGAPVVEAMHFGKPVFLSDKTSLPEVGGAVAYYFRDFAPDAMQEVFAKGLEHFAGNDRADAIKKHALQFSWDANASAYFELYRSLF, from the coding sequence ATGCACCGCATCGGTCTGGATTTCGAAAAATTAAAGTATCCACACAACGGTCTTTACACCTTCTGTTTACAATTAGGACAACGACTATTGAACCTGCAGCGGCAGGATGAACAACTGCTGTATTATATGCCCGAATCCTTCACTGAATTCGATGGCAGATTTGAAACCATTCCTTATAAATGGTATGACAGATATGCCTTCTATCCTGAAAAGATGGACGTATTTCATGCTGTGCACCAGACAGGGAATGTCTGGCCCAGAAGGCAGGCGAAAAAAGCACTGGTCACTATTCATGATCTGAACTTCCTGTTTGATCAACGGCTCAGGAACTGGCAGAAACAGCATCACCTGCGCCAGTTGCAGAAACAGGTAGATGAAACGGATATAGTCGTTTCTATCTCCAAGTTTACATTGAGTGTGATCAGGGAACATATCAATGTGCCGGAAAGTAAATGTCATATCGTATATCAGGGCTCTGAAGTAAAACAGTTTCCGGGGTTCGATGCTCCTTCTTATAAACCACAAAAGCCTTTCCTGTTTTCTATCGGCATGCTGACGCCAAAGAAGAATTTCCATGTGCTGCCTTCATTGCTGATAGGGAATGATTATGAGCTGATCATCGCCGGCAGACAACAGGGTGACTACATCAAAAAGATTGAAGCAACAGCGGCAGAATTAGGTGTGAGCAACAGGTTGAAACTGGTAGGAGGTATTACAGACGAAGAGAAATACTGGTATTATAGTCAGTGTCTGGCATTCCTGTTTCCTTCACTGGCAGAAGGCTTTGGCGCACCTGTGGTAGAAGCCATGCACTTTGGCAAACCGGTGTTTTTGTCTGACAAAACAAGCTTACCCGAAGTAGGAGGGGCCGTCGCTTATTACTTCCGTGATTTTGCACCCGATGCTATGCAGGAAGTTTTTGCGAAAGGGCTGGAACACTTTGCCGGCAATGATCGTGCAGATGCTATAAAAAAACATGCCCTGCAATTTAGCTGGGATGCTAATGCAAGCGCATATTTTGAATTATATAGGAGCCTCTTTTAA
- a CDS encoding glycosyltransferase family 2 protein, protein MKVAGFTFVRNAVKYDYPVLASIRSILPLCDEVIVSVGDSDDGTLELIQSIDSPKIKITHSVWDDSLKEGGRILAVETDKAFAHVSPDADWCFYIQADEVVHERDYAAIRAAMEKYKDDPRVEGLLFEYMHFFGSYDYIGDSRVWYKNEIRVIRNDKKISSYRDAQGFRKEGEKLHVKQIDANIYHYGWVKDPEAQARKLNNSYQLYHGGNDEKMKKRVNIQEFDYGVVDSLELFKGTHPSVMQSRIDEKGWKFEHDISRKKFGFKDSILYWIEKRTGKRLFDYRNYIKI, encoded by the coding sequence ATGAAAGTAGCCGGATTCACTTTTGTTCGCAATGCCGTTAAATATGACTATCCTGTATTGGCATCTATCAGGTCAATCCTGCCACTGTGCGATGAGGTGATTGTCAGTGTAGGTGATTCTGACGATGGAACATTGGAACTCATTCAGTCAATCGATTCTCCAAAAATTAAGATTACACATTCTGTATGGGACGATTCTCTGAAAGAAGGAGGACGTATTCTGGCTGTAGAAACAGACAAGGCATTTGCACATGTAAGTCCCGATGCAGACTGGTGTTTTTATATCCAGGCAGATGAGGTGGTGCATGAAAGAGATTATGCGGCGATAAGGGCTGCAATGGAGAAATATAAAGATGATCCTAGAGTAGAAGGTTTGTTGTTTGAATACATGCACTTTTTTGGTAGCTACGATTATATTGGTGATTCAAGAGTGTGGTATAAGAATGAGATAAGAGTGATCAGAAATGATAAGAAGATCTCTTCTTACCGCGATGCACAGGGTTTCAGAAAAGAAGGAGAGAAATTGCATGTAAAACAGATCGATGCCAACATCTATCATTATGGATGGGTAAAGGATCCGGAAGCACAGGCACGGAAGCTGAATAATTCATACCAGTTGTACCATGGCGGGAATGATGAGAAGATGAAGAAGAGGGTGAATATCCAGGAGTTTGATTATGGAGTGGTAGATAGTCTGGAACTGTTCAAGGGTACACATCCATCTGTGATGCAGTCAAGGATTGATGAGAAAGGCTGGAAGTTTGAGCACGATATCAGCAGGAAGAAATTTGGTTTCAAGGATAGCATCCTGTATTGGATAGAGAAAAGGACCGGGAAGCGTTTGTTCGATTACCGGAACTATATAAAAATTTAG
- the meaB gene encoding methylmalonyl Co-A mutase-associated GTPase MeaB: MRSLLTDLLQGSPRALARCITLVENEASGYEGLLADLPANNHTRVIGITGPPGAGKSTLVNGLIELLLKQGKKVGIIAVDPSSPFNYGALLGDRVRMAQHFNNDHVFIRSMASRGALGGLSPRIIEVSDLMKAAGFDYLFIETVGVGQSEVEIAGIATTTVVVVVPEAGDEIQTMKAGLMEIADIFVVNKADRDNADAFVKNLRILAHSRVQETAVLKTVATTNEGLTALIAAIDHHQQQLTQHPEKHAQLLTEKAWQLIQRQRMRPFNRQELFQQIKAALEKGDFNLYRFLQSVYGV, encoded by the coding sequence ATGCGTTCTCTATTGACAGACCTCTTACAGGGCTCACCCAGGGCATTGGCCCGATGTATTACCCTGGTGGAAAATGAAGCCAGTGGGTACGAAGGACTGTTGGCAGACCTTCCTGCCAATAACCATACCCGGGTGATCGGCATTACCGGCCCTCCCGGTGCTGGCAAAAGTACGCTCGTGAATGGCTTAATTGAACTGCTGCTGAAACAAGGGAAAAAGGTAGGCATCATTGCCGTTGACCCCAGTTCTCCCTTTAATTACGGCGCATTGCTGGGAGATCGGGTACGTATGGCCCAGCATTTTAACAACGACCATGTTTTTATCCGCTCTATGGCGAGCAGAGGGGCATTGGGAGGATTAAGCCCAAGGATCATTGAAGTAAGCGACCTGATGAAAGCCGCTGGTTTTGACTATCTCTTTATAGAAACAGTAGGAGTGGGGCAGAGTGAAGTGGAAATAGCCGGAATTGCTACCACCACAGTAGTAGTGGTCGTACCGGAAGCGGGCGATGAAATACAAACCATGAAAGCAGGGTTGATGGAGATCGCAGATATCTTTGTGGTGAATAAAGCAGATAGAGATAATGCAGATGCATTTGTAAAAAACCTGCGCATACTGGCCCATAGCCGTGTACAGGAAACAGCCGTTTTAAAAACAGTCGCTACTACCAACGAAGGCTTAACTGCATTGATAGCAGCCATTGACCATCATCAACAACAACTGACCCAACATCCGGAAAAACACGCACAATTACTCACCGAGAAAGCCTGGCAACTCATACAACGCCAACGTATGCGTCCCTTTAACAGGCAGGAATTGTTTCAGCAAATAAAAGCAGCACTTGAAAAAGGAGACTTTAATTTGTACCGTTTTTTACAATCAGTTTACGGAGTATAA
- a CDS encoding chloride channel protein, with protein MKNIGLAVLTAVLAALVFESLARLINFITWVCFLGAFKTDIPDITNSGLGVWIILIPIAGAVAGALIAKFGKKMLVPLGALLMTGTGFPFGVEGTFVSGLFVLGEKKLLKAAALAAALAYMMHAPLAATVLVFELGFIEFTLLNVVAMLLSAATGALCCFLFHGWGAVFPIHELGATTISGLTVYFITGIVVSLFGILLTGLIKVMEKITYKREWLPVVAAVIIGYLGWLRPEGLGTGNNFLEVLYNGQMNLQICLGLSLVRFAMLALAAGSGAPGSALMITPLVLIGGALGTGCILLFSMLFGVHDTTFGVAAIVGVAALLTGRLPIILAAIILSIEITHQWMVILPVIVAVMPAFILRKLIVKNGTN; from the coding sequence ATGAAAAACATTGGGCTAGCTGTGTTGACTGCTGTACTTGCCGCTTTGGTGTTTGAAAGCCTCGCGCGGCTGATAAACTTCATCACCTGGGTCTGCTTTTTAGGAGCATTCAAAACGGATATACCTGATATTACTAATTCCGGATTAGGTGTGTGGATCATCCTTATTCCAATAGCAGGTGCTGTAGCTGGTGCCCTGATTGCAAAGTTCGGAAAGAAAATGCTGGTTCCTCTCGGTGCGCTGTTGATGACCGGCACAGGTTTTCCATTTGGTGTGGAAGGTACTTTTGTAAGTGGATTATTTGTATTGGGTGAAAAGAAGTTGCTCAAAGCAGCGGCGCTTGCAGCTGCATTGGCATATATGATGCATGCACCGCTGGCAGCGACAGTATTAGTCTTTGAACTGGGTTTTATCGAGTTTACCTTATTGAATGTTGTCGCCATGTTATTGTCGGCTGCAACAGGTGCGTTGTGTTGTTTTTTGTTTCATGGCTGGGGAGCTGTTTTTCCCATACATGAATTAGGCGCTACTACGATTTCAGGATTAACTGTATACTTTATAACGGGTATAGTCGTATCGCTATTTGGCATTTTACTAACGGGGTTGATAAAGGTGATGGAAAAGATCACTTACAAACGGGAATGGTTGCCGGTCGTTGCTGCTGTGATCATTGGTTATTTAGGTTGGCTACGACCTGAAGGATTGGGTACGGGGAATAACTTTTTAGAAGTGCTGTATAACGGTCAGATGAATCTGCAGATCTGCCTGGGGTTATCATTGGTACGTTTTGCAATGCTTGCTTTGGCTGCAGGTTCAGGTGCACCTGGCAGTGCGTTGATGATTACACCTTTGGTGCTCATAGGTGGTGCACTGGGAACAGGCTGTATATTGCTGTTTTCGATGTTGTTTGGTGTGCATGATACGACATTTGGAGTGGCTGCCATAGTGGGTGTCGCAGCATTGCTCACGGGAAGACTCCCCATCATACTGGCAGCAATTATACTATCCATAGAAATTACACATCAATGGATGGTCATTCTACCTGTGATAGTAGCTGTAATGCCTGCTTTTATACTCCGTAAACTGATTGTAAAAAACGGTACAAATTAA
- a CDS encoding DUF2024 family protein codes for MEVAIFDTYVKRREGGYMHFDIIVSVDTNYESVLTFGNAYLKSRSLTAPVISSRDCRFCHMQETVPSWEKNIQQQGYHIYELEGCR; via the coding sequence ATGGAAGTTGCTATTTTCGACACCTATGTGAAACGCCGTGAAGGAGGCTATATGCATTTTGACATTATCGTCTCCGTTGATACTAATTACGAAAGCGTCCTCACATTTGGTAATGCTTACCTCAAATCCCGCTCATTGACTGCGCCAGTGATTTCCTCCCGTGATTGCAGGTTCTGCCATATGCAGGAAACAGTTCCTTCATGGGAAAAGAATATCCAGCAGCAAGGCTATCATATTTACGAACTGGAAGGTTGCAGGTAA
- a CDS encoding DUF420 domain-containing protein has protein sequence MSLTNKNLNLPITIVSVAIPVVVALLMFLPRQHMEAGFNVSVLPLFHAALNSATAVMLLASLYFIKMKQIKAHKVANLIAVALSAIFLVSYVTYHFFVKSTMYGDVDHNYIVTEAEKAAAGGLRYVYFFILITHIILAGIIVPLVLFTLLRGFQNDFEKHKKIARITWPIWFYVAVTGVIVYVMIAPYY, from the coding sequence ATGAGTCTTACAAACAAAAATCTAAACCTGCCTATTACGATTGTATCCGTAGCGATACCGGTAGTCGTGGCGCTCCTGATGTTTTTGCCGCGCCAGCATATGGAAGCGGGGTTTAATGTTTCGGTATTGCCGTTGTTTCATGCGGCGCTGAATTCAGCTACGGCAGTGATGTTGTTGGCAAGTCTGTATTTTATCAAGATGAAGCAGATTAAAGCACACAAGGTGGCGAACCTGATTGCGGTGGCGCTGTCAGCTATATTCCTGGTATCGTATGTAACGTATCACTTCTTTGTAAAGTCGACTATGTATGGTGATGTAGATCATAACTATATTGTAACAGAAGCAGAGAAAGCAGCGGCAGGTGGATTGAGGTATGTATATTTCTTTATCCTGATCACGCATATTATCCTGGCTGGAATTATAGTTCCGCTGGTGTTGTTTACATTGCTGCGTGGGTTCCAGAATGACTTTGAGAAGCACAAGAAGATTGCGAGAATTACATGGCCGATCTGGTTTTATGTAGCGGTAACCGGGGTGATTGTGTATGTAATGATCGCGCCTTATTATTGA
- a CDS encoding SCO family protein — protein sequence MLLPLVGYLIVDHYREDAVPLPRHYIAERVDTVMKDGKQTYDTVYHTVKDFTFTNQMGQQVSLHDLPNKMVLVNFFFTSCPSICPKMMANLEKLQKAYIKSDTLLQLLSLTVDPERDSSETLRQYGLKRNINPDNWWLLTGSKKDIYDLARHEFFVSVTEGDGGPDDFIHTEKLILLDKDRQIRGYYDGTDSNVIRQVANDIAVLHLEKAKHRPPFLQRILNPGTE from the coding sequence GTGCTGTTGCCATTGGTGGGCTACCTGATAGTAGATCACTATCGGGAGGATGCAGTACCACTCCCCCGCCATTATATTGCGGAGCGTGTAGATACTGTGATGAAAGATGGGAAGCAAACGTATGATACGGTGTACCATACGGTAAAGGATTTTACATTTACCAACCAGATGGGCCAGCAGGTATCCTTACATGACCTGCCAAACAAAATGGTGCTGGTAAATTTCTTTTTTACTTCCTGTCCCAGCATTTGCCCAAAGATGATGGCAAATCTGGAAAAGCTACAAAAAGCGTATATTAAGAGTGATACTTTACTGCAACTGCTGTCGCTGACAGTAGATCCGGAAAGAGATTCATCTGAGACTTTACGCCAATATGGGTTAAAACGCAATATTAATCCTGATAACTGGTGGTTGCTAACCGGTAGTAAGAAGGATATTTATGATCTGGCCCGACATGAGTTTTTTGTAAGTGTGACAGAGGGAGATGGCGGACCGGATGATTTTATCCATACAGAGAAACTGATCTTACTGGACAAGGATCGCCAGATCAGGGGGTATTATGATGGAACAGACAGCAATGTAATTCGTCAGGTCGCAAATGATATCGCTGTATTGCACCTGGAGAAGGCAAAGCATCGTCCTCCTTTCCTGCAAAGGATTCTGAATCCAGGTACTGAATAA
- a CDS encoding cytochrome C oxidase subunit IV family protein translates to MSNTTYTDAGHDVHVADSSTKSIWKTFWILLAITVVEIALALVHLNTGFPPKLLVNSIFIGLTIVKAFFIVAEFMHLGHEIKNLIMTILMPLLLFVWFIIAFLADGDSWKNMRKNLAPGTPKPVEKVQVIEGGEGHHE, encoded by the coding sequence ATGTCAAATACAACATATACAGACGCGGGTCACGATGTTCATGTAGCTGATAGCTCTACCAAGAGCATCTGGAAAACGTTTTGGATTTTATTAGCGATTACAGTTGTTGAAATCGCGCTGGCTTTGGTTCACCTGAACACAGGTTTTCCTCCTAAGCTGCTGGTAAACTCTATCTTCATTGGTCTGACCATTGTGAAGGCATTCTTTATCGTAGCTGAGTTCATGCACCTTGGTCACGAGATCAAGAATCTGATCATGACGATCCTCATGCCGCTGCTCCTGTTTGTCTGGTTTATCATCGCCTTCCTGGCTGATGGTGATTCATGGAAGAACATGCGTAAGAACCTGGCTCCTGGTACTCCAAAACCAGTTGAGAAAGTACAGGTTATCGAAGGCGGAGAGGGACACCACGAATAA
- a CDS encoding cytochrome c oxidase subunit 3 codes for MDTAVTAKKKWWSGGHSPFNVSYGKLMMWYFLLSDAFTFGALLISYGTIRFMSTSWPDPNEVFRSFPGLGHANVPMGFVSLMTFILIMSSVTMVLAVHAGHQRRQQDVAKWLVWTIIGGIAFLSCQAWEWTHLWHEGAWWGRNPFANADGTAGSPNFTNFFFTITGFHGLHVTSGVILNILILANVLKGTYEDRGHYEMVEKVGLYWHFVDLVWVFVFTCFYLL; via the coding sequence ATGGATACAGCAGTTACAGCGAAGAAAAAATGGTGGTCCGGGGGACATTCTCCTTTTAATGTGAGTTACGGAAAGTTGATGATGTGGTACTTCCTGTTGTCAGATGCCTTCACCTTTGGAGCATTGTTGATATCATATGGAACGATCCGCTTCATGAGTACTTCATGGCCTGACCCTAACGAGGTGTTCCGTTCGTTCCCAGGTTTGGGACATGCAAATGTTCCAATGGGATTTGTGAGCTTGATGACATTCATTCTGATCATGAGTTCTGTAACCATGGTATTGGCTGTACATGCCGGTCACCAGCGTCGTCAGCAGGATGTAGCTAAGTGGCTCGTCTGGACGATCATCGGTGGTATCGCGTTCCTGAGCTGTCAGGCATGGGAGTGGACACACCTGTGGCACGAAGGTGCATGGTGGGGTCGTAATCCTTTTGCAAATGCTGATGGTACTGCTGGTTCTCCTAACTTTACTAACTTTTTCTTTACTATCACCGGTTTCCACGGTTTGCACGTAACTTCTGGTGTAATATTGAACATCCTTATCCTGGCGAACGTACTGAAAGGTACTTACGAAGACAGAGGTCACTATGAAATGGTTGAGAAAGTAGGTCTGTACTGGCACTTTGTGGATCTGGTTTGGGTATTCGTATTCACCTGTTTCTACCTGCTCTAA
- a CDS encoding heme-copper oxidase subunit III: MSLQQRKKIHPHKYSLWIAMGSITMMFIGFTSAYVVKRSQANWITFELPMIFWVSTAVILASSVTVQMAVKQFRNRHMQAYKQLITLTALLGIAFAVCQWIGFSQMAHNGLPLNGPASASFIYVIVGVHLLHVLGGVVVLLVLFGRAFRTKVLSYSSVPIEVASTYWHFVDILWIYLLIFLSIAR, from the coding sequence ATGAGTTTACAACAACGTAAAAAGATACATCCACACAAATATTCCCTATGGATTGCTATGGGGAGTATTACGATGATGTTTATTGGTTTCACCAGTGCGTATGTAGTAAAGCGATCGCAAGCAAACTGGATCACTTTTGAGCTGCCTATGATCTTTTGGGTGAGCACCGCAGTAATCCTGGCCAGTAGTGTAACTGTTCAGATGGCTGTAAAGCAATTCAGAAACAGACATATGCAGGCATACAAACAGCTGATCACGCTGACCGCTCTGTTAGGAATAGCATTTGCGGTATGTCAGTGGATTGGATTTTCACAGATGGCACATAATGGGCTGCCTTTAAATGGCCCGGCATCTGCTTCTTTTATTTATGTGATTGTAGGTGTACACCTGCTGCACGTACTGGGGGGAGTAGTCGTTTTGCTGGTTTTGTTTGGAAGAGCCTTTAGAACCAAAGTATTAAGCTACAGTTCAGTTCCGATTGAGGTAGCATCTACTTACTGGCACTTTGTAGACATTCTGTGGATTTACCTTTTGATTTTTCTGAGTATCGCCAGATAA
- the cyoE gene encoding heme o synthase: MSLSYAVASKVKDYSQLMKFNLTFMVVFSSVVGYLLVPGVEFSLIKIVELFAGGLLVSGSANTINQLLEIETDKLMARTAVRPLPSGRVSETEARILAYATAISGVLIMAWAFNWLSAGLSLLSLVVYAFIYTPWKRWNSLAVFVGAIPGAMPLLIGWAAGADELGAGGWSLYALQFVWQFPHFWAIAWVGHKDYKNAGFKLLPNGSEPNRMIAIQAVMYTFLLIPLGGLPYLFRISGAISAVIVFLATLFFLYRAINLYRKCDAAAARKLMFGSYIYLTIMQLALLADKVHNI, translated from the coding sequence TTGTCGTTGTCGTATGCTGTAGCCAGTAAGGTGAAGGATTATTCTCAGCTGATGAAGTTTAACCTGACCTTTATGGTGGTGTTTTCCAGTGTAGTGGGTTACTTACTCGTTCCTGGGGTGGAGTTTTCGTTGATAAAAATCGTTGAATTATTTGCCGGTGGTTTATTAGTATCCGGCTCAGCAAATACAATCAATCAGTTACTGGAAATAGAGACAGACAAGCTGATGGCACGTACGGCTGTAAGGCCCCTGCCCTCTGGCCGTGTTTCTGAAACAGAAGCCAGGATCCTGGCCTATGCAACAGCTATCTCCGGTGTATTGATCATGGCATGGGCATTCAACTGGCTGAGTGCTGGTTTGAGCCTGTTATCGCTGGTAGTGTATGCATTTATCTATACACCCTGGAAAAGATGGAATTCACTGGCGGTGTTTGTGGGTGCAATCCCGGGAGCGATGCCACTGTTGATTGGCTGGGCAGCCGGAGCGGATGAACTGGGCGCTGGCGGATGGTCTTTGTATGCGCTTCAATTCGTATGGCAGTTCCCACACTTCTGGGCGATTGCATGGGTTGGACATAAAGATTATAAAAACGCCGGGTTCAAATTATTACCAAACGGTTCAGAGCCAAACAGGATGATCGCTATTCAGGCAGTAATGTATACATTCCTCCTGATTCCACTGGGTGGTCTCCCCTATCTGTTTAGGATCAGCGGTGCCATTTCAGCAGTGATTGTGTTTCTGGCCACGCTTTTCTTCCTTTACCGTGCGATTAACTTGTATAGAAAATGTGATGCTGCAGCAGCACGTAAGCTGATGTTCGGATCTTACATTTATCTTACAATCATGCAGTTGGCATTATTAGCTGACAAAGTGCATAACATTTAA